AAGTACTGGCCGGAGAAGGCCGCGCCAAAGCCGCAAATGAGCGATTTCGCCACCGCCGGCTCAGTCGCCACGCTGGTGAAGCGCTTCAACGCGGCGCACACGCCGCACATGCCGTTCGATCCCACCGATCCGCCCGGAAAAACGATCGCGGCGCTCTTCGAGGCCGCGGCCGAAGAGCACCTGATCCAGCCGACGATCCTCTACGACTTCCCGCTGGCCATCTCTCCGCTCTCCAAGCGCAAGCCCGACGAGCCCGATTGGGTGGAGCGCTTCGAGATCTTCATCGGCGGGCTGGAGATCGGCAACGCCTTCAGCGAATTGAACGATCCCGAGGAGCAGCTGCGCCGCTTCCAGGAACAAGTCGAGCAGCGCAAGCGCGGTGACGAAGAGGCCATGGCCGAGGTGGACCACGACTACGTCCGCGCGCTCAGCTACGGTATGCCGCCGACCGCGGGCGAAGGCGTCGGCATCGACCGCCTCACGATGCTGCTCACCGGCTCGCGCTCCATCCGCGACGTGATCCTGTTCCCGCTCCTGCGCCCGGAGAGGCCACAGGAGACCGCGAGCGAAACTGCCGAAACAAAAAAAGAGACGTAGCAAGCTGCGTCTCTGCACAGGCAGTCATCCTGAGCGAGCGCGAAGCGCGAGTCGAAGGATCCCTACCTGGCCCGTGAAGTTGCCATCGGGATCCTTCGGCCGCGCTTCGCTGACACTCAGCCCCGCTCGGGATGACAGCTAGTAAATGTCCGGTTCGTCCGGCGTAATCTTCCGTCCGCCGCGCAGCACGGTATTGATCTTCGCCAGGTTGCCGATGTCGGCCAGCGGATCGGCGTCGAGCAGCACCAGGTCGCCGAGTTTGCCGGTTTCGATCGTGCCGCTGTCGGCGTCTTTGCCCATGCTGGCTGCGGTGTTGCGCGTGGCGGCGGTGATGGCCTGTATCGGCGTCATGCCTGCCTTCACCAGCAGCGCCAGCTCTCGATGAAGTCCCGGGCCGGCGAAGATGAGCGGGTTCCCTGCTCCGCTGCCGGTGACGATGGGAATGCCGGCCGCGAGCGCCCGCTTCACGTTCTGCTCGGCGCGCTCCTGCTGCTTCTCCAGCAGCGTGCCGATTCTTTCGCCGGTAGGTTCGCGCGGAGCGGGAGGCGCGGGCGCAACGGCTTCCTTCTTGCCGTCTCCGCCTTTGGATTTTTGCCTGGTTTCGGCGGCCTTCTTCGCTGCTTCTTCGGCCTTCTTCGCGTCAGCCTGCGCGGCTTCCATGTCGGCGCGCGTGATCATGCGCTCGTCCAAGACAAGCCGCATCTGCGGCAGCGCGCCTTTCTCGCTGGCAAGGCTCTTCTTCATTACGGGCGAAAGGCTGCGCGCGACGAGCGGATCAGCAAGATAGGTCTTCATGGCTTCCGGCTGGATCAGCGTCACCAGATCGCCCTGCGACGCGAGCGACGGCAGGAACGCGACCTTCTTGGCCGCCATTTCGGCGAGAACGGCATCGCTGACCACTTCCTCCGAAATGCCCTCGATCACGTCGGCGCCGGCTGCAATCGCCGTCAGCGCTTCTTCGTTGTAGCTGACCCAGACGAAGACCTTCAGGTCGTGGCCGTGAGCTTCGGTGATGATCAGCTTCAACACGTCGTCGCTCAAGCGCGGCGCAGGCCGAGCCGCTGGGCCCGAGTCGTAGACAATCTCGAAGGCTTCCCCGCCGTTGTGCGCGACCACGCGCGCCTTCTCGCGCGCCTGGTCCACGTCCTTGATCTCGTACACCTCGCGCTCCTTCACCATGCGCGCGAGCACGGGATATTGATCGGCAGGAATTCCATCGACTGCGGTGAAGGTCGGCCCGGCAGCGATCAGGTGCGGCGCGTTGAGCAGATCGAGCGTGGTCCAATGCTGGAAGTAGCGCTGCTCGACCAGATCGCCCTGAATCAGGCGCGCCGAGGTAACACCGGCGGCGACCAGCGAGTGCATCCAGGCGACGCGCTGCTCTTCACCAACCTCGGCGCGCAGAATGCGGTTCGCGGGGCTGCTGCTGAGCTGCACGCGCGCGTCGAACAAGCCAGGCACAACGTACTTGCCCGTGCCGTCAATCACCTGCGCGCGAGCGGGAGCATCGACGGCAGCGCCGATCGCCTTGATGCGGCCGTTGTCGACCAGGATGGAAACGCCCGTCTGGGGCGGCTTTCCCGTGCCGTCGAACAGCGTGACGTTCTTGATGAGCACGGCCGGCGGCGGAAGCTGCGCCGCCAGCGGAAGCGAGAACAGCAACAGCGTGAGGGCGATGCGGAACAGGGTTCGGCTTGATTGCACCTTCGTACATCTCCTGAGGATGGGCGTTCTACGTCCAATATACCTGCTGTCAGCGCGTGACAGCCTTCTGGAGGTCCTTCTTCATGTTCTTCATGCGCGAGACAAAGTCGTCGGTGATCGCCGCGCCCTGGGAGAGGTCTTCGGCGACGTGCGGCGTGATGAGCAGCACCAGTTCAGACCGCGTCGTGGTGCGGGCCGTGGAGCCGAAGAGCATGCCGACACCGGGAATGTCGCCGAGCAGCGGCACGCGGTTGCGAAGCAGCGTATTGGTGTCGCGAATGATGCCGCCGAGCGCCATCGTCTGGCCGTCCTTCAGCACCACCGTGGTCTGGAACTGAGACTTGTTGATCACCGGACCGCTGTTGGCCTGCAACGTGTTCGCGCCCGGAGTGCTGACTTCCTGTGCCACCGTCAAGGTGACGATGCCGCCGGCGTTCACGCGTGGCGTCACGGTCAGGATGACGCCGGTGTCGCGATACTGCACGCTCTGCGCGAAAAGGCTGGTGCCGCCGTTCGTAACCGGCGTCAGCGCCGAACCGATGGGCACCGGGACTTCGCTCCCCACCTGGACCCGCGCGCTGGTGTTGTCGGTCACCAGAATCGAGGGCGCCGAGAGCGTCTTCACGCGTGACCGGTTCTCCTGCGCGGTGAGGAAGAGCTGGAGAGCGCGCGTATTGCTGAGCACCGCAAAGGTGGACGCCTGAAGCGCCGGGGACTGCCCGGCGGAAAACGACGCCGTTGTCACCAGCGGGTTGAGATTGCTCTTCTGGTCGAGAAACGCGGAGATTCCGAGCGAGAGGTCGCCGGTGAGCGCAACCTCGTACACGCGCGCGTCAATGAGCACCTGGCGCGGGAGCACATCGAGTTCCTGGAGTGTGCGCTGGATGACGTCGTAGTCGTGCGGCGTGCACTGGATGATGAGCGCATTGTTACGCTCGTCGGCCATGATGCGCAGCTCGCCCTGTACGCGCCCCTGTCCGCTTTCAGCCGCCTTGGGCGCGGCTGCGCCTGCCTGCGGGTTCTGCGGCGCGGCATATCCCTGCGGCGGGCCGAGAAGAAGCGCAGGATTCTCGGCCGAAGGGTTCGCGGCCGCCGGCGGCGCCTTGGCCGGCTGTCCGCCGTACAGCTCGTTGAGGATGTCGCGCAACTCGGTCGCCTTGGCGTTCTGCACCTTGTAGACGAAGTTGCGGATGCCGACATCGCGCGAAGGCTGATCGAGCTTCTGGATCCAGGATTCGACTTCCGGAAAAACTTCCGGCGACGGGCTGATGGCGAGAATCGAATTCAGCCGGTCCATGGGAACGAACTGGATGCCGCTGCTGCCGGTGGTCAGGCCGTATCCGGCGAAGACGCTGCGCAACTCGACGATCAGGTTGGCAGCCAGATTGTTCGTGACCGGGAACAGATGCACGCGCTGGCGGCCGAGGACGGGATCGTCGAAGACGTCAACGATCTGCTGCAGTTGCTTCAGCTTGGCCGAGCTCTCGCTGATCAGCATGATGTTGCCCTTTTCCTGGACAACGATCTGCCCGGCAGAGGACATGAACGGCGTGAGGATCTTGCTCATTTCCGACGCCGACATGAACTTCATCGGGACGACCATCAGCGAAAACGCCTCCTCGGGCGGCGGCCCTTCGGCCTTCTTCGCATAGTGGAAATTCATTGCCTGCTGGCGCGCGTTGGCCAGCGGCACGATGCTGTAGTAGCCGTTCGCCTTCACCGCGGCGGCGCCGTTCAGCTCCAGGATCATTTCCAGGACGCTGAACAAGTCCTTGCGCGAGACGCTGGTCGAAGTGTTGATGGTCACCGAGCCCTTCACGGCCGGATCGACCACGTAATTGATCTTCAACTCGCTGCCCACAATGCGCAGCACCTGGTAGAGATCAGCATTTTCCAGGTTCAGAGACACGGCGGCCTCGGGACCGGAACCTTCGGCGGGCTTCAGGTCAGAGGGCTTGATGTCCGCCGGCTTGCTTTCGGCCGTGGCCGGCTCGCCAGGCTTTTCCTGCGCCGTGGGCGCGGCAGGCGCCGGAGCGGGCGGCTGCGCGGGCGCAGCTTGCGGCGCGGCTACGGCCGGCGCTGCCGGCGGATTTCCGGCGTCAGGGCAGCTCTCGATGGGACCAAACGGCGTTTCCATCTTCTGCTTGGGCGCGCCGTTGGGGCACAACGAAGTCTGCTGCTGTTGTGGCGGATTCGCCGGCTGGCCGCCCTGCTGCGCGGCGCCGGAGCGGGGCGCGCGTGCCGAGGCGACGCCGGCGAATGAAACCAGCGCCAGCACAACCATCATCGTCCGGGGCAATCGCGCGTTTCGAACAAGCTTGGCGGATTTGGGGCTCATCATTCGGTTCACTCTGCTCTACTTCGAATTTGCGTCTGCCAGGATCGGCCCAAACGGCGTTTCTACGTATCTCTTGCCCGCGGGCGCCGGCGGCAGGCCTGCCGGAACGAACGGGCTCTGGGGCGCGGCCGGCTGCTGTTGCGGCGGCGCGCTGGCCACGGTCGTGGCGGCCGGAGCACTGGCCGCGGTGGCGACGGCCGGCGGCGGTGGCGCGCTGGAAGCCTGTGTGCGCACGTGCTCGCGACGGAGGCGGGTGGCGGCGTTGTAGAGCATCACTTCGTTGCGCGAACCATCCGCTTCAAAGACCACCGATTGCGCGCGGACTTCCGCCAGCTTGTATCCGTTGAAGTTTTCGCCTTCGAGCACTTTGCGCGGCTTGGGATCGCCTTCGGCGCCGAGCAGCGCAAACTTTTCCTTGCCCAGCATCATGGAGCCGTACACCAGCGGCGGCGGCCCGGAGACGCGGGCCGGCGGCGGCGGCGTGGCGTCGTTGCGCTCGGGATGAAACGGGTTCTGCTGCGCCACCACGGCGTAGTCGCGGGCAGGCTCGGCCGGGGGCATGACCGTGGGCAGCTGCGGCCGCGGCCTGATGGCGGCCGGATTGTTCTGCGCGTCGTAGCCACGCCAGTCGGCGCGGACGCGGTATCCCAGGCCGCCGGCGGTGGCGGCGAGCAGCACGAGAACCAACCAGCGAGTCTTTCGCATATCCCTCTAAGCACCTTTGGCCATGAGGCCGGAAATCACCAGCGTGCAACGCACCCGCTTTTCCTTCTCCACGCCGAAACTGGTGACCTGAAGCTCGTCCACCGACACGAGACGATCGGCGTGCGTGACCGCGTTCATGAACTGCGCCACCTGCGTGATAGGCCCGTTCAAATCCAAGCGCACGGGAACGCGCACATATTTCTCCGAGACGGGCGCAGGCGCGAGGAAGTCGCTGCGCTGCACCTCGAGCTGGAGTTCACCGGCGCGCTGCACGAGCCACGACTGCAACTGCGCGCCGGATTGGGCTGCGTCGGCGGTGGGCAGCAGGCGCTTCTCTTCGGCGTCGAGGCGCAATTGAAGCGCCTGGGTCTGCGCGGCGATCTGCGGGGCGGCGGCGAGCAGTTCCTTTTCCTGGCGCAGCTTTTTCTCGGCGAGGCGGAGTTGCTCGCCCGAGTCCATGAGCTGGTCCGTCCACGGGAGCACCACCCAGTTCAGCAGCGCGAAAACCACGGCCGAAGCGGCGGCGAGCATCACGAATTTCTTTTCACGCGCGGCGAGCGTCATCGGCTGGCCCTCAGCTTCATCTGCATGCGGAAGCGCTCGCCCGCAGGATCGCGAGTGAGCGCGCCGGCGAACTGAACGTCATCGAGCTCGTTGCTGGCCTTCAGCGCAGGCAGCAGAACGGAAGCGGACTTGGCGATGCCGACCAGTTCGACCGTGCCCTGGTGGCAGGTGAAGTTGCTCACCCATGCGTCAGGCGGGAGCTTTTGCGCCACGTCGCTGAGGGCGTCGAGCGGCCTGCGGCCTTTCTGCTGGAAGTCGCGCAGCGTGGCGAGCCGCTGCTCGATCTTTTCCGACTTCGCCTTCTGCAGCGCGATCTTCTCCGCGCTGCGCTGTACCTGCTCGATTTCGTGGCCGTAGCGGCGAAGGAGCAGCCGTTGCTGGACCGGCTTGCGGGCCACCAGCGCGCCCAGCAGAAGCGCGTCGAGCACCAGCAGCGCGATGAGCGGCGCGTTGCGCCAGCGCCGGCGCGCGGCGCGCAGTTCGCGCGGCAGCAGGTTGAGCCGATAGTCGCCGGCCCAGCTCAGGCCGTCGAGCGCCAGGGCGATCGCGCCCCAGAATTCTTCGCTGCCAGAGTCGCGCGCTTCGACCGTCTCGCTGACTTCTTCCGCCTGGCAGAAATAGCTGAGGCGCTCGACCGTTCCGAGCGACGCCAGCGGTTCGCGCCAGTCTTCCGAGCCCGGGCCGGCGACCAGGATCGTGAATGGCTCGGCGCGCGTGGTGCGAAGCGTGGCCAGCGACTGTTGGACCTGTGCGGCAACAGCATCGGCGTTCGCGGCGACGAAACTGCGCGACAGCAGGCAGCGCCCATCTTCGACAACGGCGAGTTCGACCTCGGCGCCGCGTGCTTGCAGAACGATGAGGCGAGGCGAGGTCTTCAGGTCGCGGCCCCGCAGGACCCAGTCGAGCGTGGAAAATTGCGCGGTGGTGAGCCGCGCCGGCGCGTAGCCGGCCTCGCGCAGCAGCGCGGCCAGTTCCTGAACGCGCGTCCGGGGCGCGAAGGCAAGGCTGACGGCAAGCTGCGCGTCGTTCGCGCCCGAGGGAGCGCCGACGGCCGCGTCCCAGCAGAATTCTTCGTCGTCGCTGGGCTTGTAGAGCCCAAGTTGCAGGTCCAGAACGCTGTCGAGTGATTTCTGTGCCGCGGCTGGCAACTGCAGATGGCGCACGATCACTTCACGGCGCGGCAGGCCAAGCACCACGGCGGGCTCTTCGGCGGCGCTCGATCCAAGCACGTCGGCAATGCGCTGCCGCAACTGCTCGGCGCTGAGCTGGGCGAAGTCGTGGATCACGCCCGTCGATGTCAGCCAGCGGCGCTTGTATCCCGGGCGCACGCACGCCAGAAACAGCGACGCGCC
The genomic region above belongs to Terriglobales bacterium and contains:
- the gspD gene encoding type II secretion system secretin GspD, producing the protein MMVVLALVSFAGVASARAPRSGAAQQGGQPANPPQQQQTSLCPNGAPKQKMETPFGPIESCPDAGNPPAAPAVAAPQAAPAQPPAPAPAAPTAQEKPGEPATAESKPADIKPSDLKPAEGSGPEAAVSLNLENADLYQVLRIVGSELKINYVVDPAVKGSVTINTSTSVSRKDLFSVLEMILELNGAAAVKANGYYSIVPLANARQQAMNFHYAKKAEGPPPEEAFSLMVVPMKFMSASEMSKILTPFMSSAGQIVVQEKGNIMLISESSAKLKQLQQIVDVFDDPVLGRQRVHLFPVTNNLAANLIVELRSVFAGYGLTTGSSGIQFVPMDRLNSILAISPSPEVFPEVESWIQKLDQPSRDVGIRNFVYKVQNAKATELRDILNELYGGQPAKAPPAAANPSAENPALLLGPPQGYAAPQNPQAGAAAPKAAESGQGRVQGELRIMADERNNALIIQCTPHDYDVIQRTLQELDVLPRQVLIDARVYEVALTGDLSLGISAFLDQKSNLNPLVTTASFSAGQSPALQASTFAVLSNTRALQLFLTAQENRSRVKTLSAPSILVTDNTSARVQVGSEVPVPIGSALTPVTNGGTSLFAQSVQYRDTGVILTVTPRVNAGGIVTLTVAQEVSTPGANTLQANSGPVINKSQFQTTVVLKDGQTMALGGIIRDTNTLLRNRVPLLGDIPGVGMLFGSTARTTTRSELVLLITPHVAEDLSQGAAITDDFVSRMKNMKKDLQKAVTR
- the gspM gene encoding type II secretion system protein GspM, with translation MTLAAREKKFVMLAAASAVVFALLNWVVLPWTDQLMDSGEQLRLAEKKLRQEKELLAAAPQIAAQTQALQLRLDAEEKRLLPTADAAQSGAQLQSWLVQRAGELQLEVQRSDFLAPAPVSEKYVRVPVRLDLNGPITQVAQFMNAVTHADRLVSVDELQVTSFGVEKEKRVRCTLVISGLMAKGA
- a CDS encoding amidohydrolase family protein, with protein sequence MQSSRTLFRIALTLLLFSLPLAAQLPPPAVLIKNVTLFDGTGKPPQTGVSILVDNGRIKAIGAAVDAPARAQVIDGTGKYVVPGLFDARVQLSSSPANRILRAEVGEEQRVAWMHSLVAAGVTSARLIQGDLVEQRYFQHWTTLDLLNAPHLIAAGPTFTAVDGIPADQYPVLARMVKEREVYEIKDVDQAREKARVVAHNGGEAFEIVYDSGPAARPAPRLSDDVLKLIITEAHGHDLKVFVWVSYNEEALTAIAAGADVIEGISEEVVSDAVLAEMAAKKVAFLPSLASQGDLVTLIQPEAMKTYLADPLVARSLSPVMKKSLASEKGALPQMRLVLDERMITRADMEAAQADAKKAEEAAKKAAETRQKSKGGDGKKEAVAPAPPAPREPTGERIGTLLEKQQERAEQNVKRALAAGIPIVTGSGAGNPLIFAGPGLHRELALLVKAGMTPIQAITAATRNTAASMGKDADSGTIETGKLGDLVLLDADPLADIGNLAKINTVLRGGRKITPDEPDIY
- a CDS encoding PilN domain-containing protein, yielding MFADRYAFASLKKLAPVARTPRLARTTRHSGWSVRRAALGLEVRGASLFLACVRPGYKRRWLTSTGVIHDFAQLSAEQLRQRIADVLGSSAAEEPAVVLGLPRREVIVRHLQLPAAAQKSLDSVLDLQLGLYKPSDDEEFCWDAAVGAPSGANDAQLAVSLAFAPRTRVQELAALLREAGYAPARLTTAQFSTLDWVLRGRDLKTSPRLIVLQARGAEVELAVVEDGRCLLSRSFVAANADAVAAQVQQSLATLRTTRAEPFTILVAGPGSEDWREPLASLGTVERLSYFCQAEEVSETVEARDSGSEEFWGAIALALDGLSWAGDYRLNLLPRELRAARRRWRNAPLIALLVLDALLLGALVARKPVQQRLLLRRYGHEIEQVQRSAEKIALQKAKSEKIEQRLATLRDFQQKGRRPLDALSDVAQKLPPDAWVSNFTCHQGTVELVGIAKSASVLLPALKASNELDDVQFAGALTRDPAGERFRMQMKLRASR